In Rhodopirellula islandica, a single window of DNA contains:
- a CDS encoding inositol monophosphatase family protein produces MSENDLRRADLLETAIKAAKVGGEILRRYFENGVMIRDKSVDGGKAYDLVSDADLESEQAVATLIREAYPDHELLGEEDLQDGDSSAEHLWVIDPLDGTNNFAHHLPHFAVSIAYYESGVPIVGVVYNPIRNDLFTTVQGQGAFLNGERVHVSESSSLNQSMIGCGFYYDRGDMMRATLDAIAECFQNEIHGIRRFGAASLDLCEVGCGGFDAFFEYKLSPWDFAAGALFITEAGGQITTATGDALPLETTSVLASNGKVHSVMLEITTRHALPDNQQPM; encoded by the coding sequence ATGTCCGAGAACGACCTGAGGCGGGCTGACCTGCTCGAGACAGCGATCAAGGCTGCGAAAGTCGGCGGTGAGATTCTCCGTCGCTACTTTGAAAATGGCGTGATGATCCGCGACAAGTCCGTGGATGGGGGCAAGGCTTACGACCTGGTCAGCGACGCGGACTTGGAGAGCGAGCAGGCCGTGGCGACGCTGATCCGAGAGGCCTACCCCGATCATGAATTGCTGGGGGAAGAAGATCTTCAGGACGGCGATTCCAGTGCGGAGCATTTGTGGGTGATTGACCCGCTCGACGGAACCAATAACTTCGCCCATCACCTGCCTCATTTCGCTGTTTCGATCGCGTACTACGAGTCCGGCGTTCCGATTGTAGGTGTCGTCTACAATCCGATTCGCAATGATTTGTTCACCACCGTTCAAGGGCAAGGTGCGTTTCTAAACGGTGAGCGAGTGCATGTCAGCGAGTCCTCTTCGCTGAACCAATCCATGATCGGTTGTGGGTTTTACTACGACCGTGGTGACATGATGCGTGCCACCTTGGATGCGATCGCGGAATGTTTCCAAAACGAAATTCATGGCATCCGCCGGTTCGGCGCCGCTTCGTTGGACCTGTGCGAAGTCGGCTGCGGCGGTTTCGATGCATTCTTTGAATACAAGTTGTCCCCGTGGGACTTTGCCGCAGGAGCCCTCTTCATCACTGAAGCGGGAGGCCAGATCACCACCGCGACCGGTGACGCTCTGCCACTGGAAACAACCAGCGTTCTGGCCAGCAACGGGAAGGTCCACTCGGTAATGCTTGAGATCACCACGCGGCATGCTTTGCCGGACAACCAGCAACCAATGTAG